A single genomic interval of Ovis aries strain OAR_USU_Benz2616 breed Rambouillet chromosome 9, ARS-UI_Ramb_v3.0, whole genome shotgun sequence harbors:
- the FBXO32 gene encoding F-box only protein 32 isoform X1 codes for MPFLGQDWRSPGQSWVKTADGWKRFLDEKSGSFVSDLGSYCSKEVYNKENLFNSLNYDVAAKKRKKDMLNSKTKTQYFHQEKWIYVHKGSTKERHGYCTLGEAFNRLDFSTAILDSRRFNYVVRLLELIAKSQLTSLSGIAQKNFMNILEKVVLKVLEDQQNIRLIRELLQTLYTSLCTLVQRVGKSVLVGNINMWVYRMETILHWQQQLNNIQITRPALRGLTFTDLPLCLQLNIMQRLSDGRDLVSLGQVAPDLHVLSEDRLLWKKLCQYHFSERQIRKRLILSDKGQLDWKKMYFKLVRCYPRKEQYGDTLQLCRHCHILSWKVCVSEVVATHPQAQPVRARDARTELPNAFLLFHYCSSQVKVKVTHTHTHTRTHARTHTHTDTHPTPHSVVFA; via the exons TTACTGCAGCAAGGAAGTATACAATAAGGAGAATCTTTTCAACAGCCTGAACTATGACGTTGCagccaagaagagaaagaaggacatgCTGAATAGCAAAACCAAAACTCAGT atttccacCAGGAAAAATGGATCTATGTTCACAAAGGAAGTACTAAAGAG CGCCATGGGTACTGCACTCTGGGGGAAGCTTTCAACAGGCTGGACTTCTCAACTGCCATTCTGGATTCCAGAAGATTTAACTACGTCGTACGG CTGTTGGAACTGATAGCGAAGTCACAGCTCACATCCCTGAGTGGCATTGCCCAGAAGAACTTCATGAACATTTTGGAAAAAGTGGTACTGAAAG TCCTTGAAGACCAGCAAAACATTAGACTAATCAGAGAGCTCCTGCAGACCCTGTACACGTCCTTATGTACCCTGGTCCAAAGAGTCGGCAAGTCTGTGCTGGTGGGGAACATCAACATGTGGGTGTATCGGATGGAGAcgatcctgcactggcagcagcagctgaacAACATCCAAATCACCAGG CCTGCCCTCAGGGGCCTCACCTTCACAGACCTGCCTTTGTGCTTACAACTGAATATCATGCAAAGGCTGAGCGACGGACGAGACCTGGTCAGCCTGGGCCAGGTGGCCCCTGACCTGCACGTGCTCAGCGAGGACCGGCTCTTATGGAAGAAGCTCTGCCAGTACCACTTCTCCGAGCGGCAG ATCCGCAAGCGATTAATCTTGTCCGACAAAGGACAGCTGGATTGGAAGAAGATGTATTTTAAACTTGTGCGATGCTACCCACGGAAAGAGCAGTATGGAGACACCCTTCAGCTCTGCAGACACTGCCACATTCTTTCCTGGAAGGTATGTGTCTCAGAGGTGGTGGCCACACACCCCCAAGCCCAACCCGTAAGAGCCCGTGACGCCCGCACGGAGTTGCCAAATGCTTTCCTGCTCTTTCACTATTGTAGCTcccaggtgaaggtgaaggtcacacacacacacacacacacacgcacgcacgcacgcacgcacacacacacagacacacaccccaccccccattctgtagtttttgcaTAA